A window of Fusarium verticillioides 7600 chromosome 10, whole genome shotgun sequence contains these coding sequences:
- a CDS encoding hypothetical protein (At least one base has a quality score < 10) gives MNVHTFTLFPYQPLKSDELRLLLVKPGDTDSISVELRTVKSRTSQRFWALSYVWGARENPATIVLNDQPFSITRNLYNALYQYRRHVFNDYGSDKVMIWVDAICINQNDQVEKSIQVPRMSEIYGQCERVLAWLGPVDNDEEIHVCRLAEGLKHFQSPANSISEDLTEDGQIKAFMSSGRSDEAAAVEVESVRKALRSIGHRPWFRRIWILQEAVLTKKQPILLCGSYELGYEIFFKTWVLMLNPSEDGQLLYSFMAENPVRFKAIELVYKNIIQTRSEKAAEEEAKPIVDQEKQYAIDMVKLLNETTELEATVAHDRLYALIGLLACDPLPPALQPDYNQTFEELCYKFTMFILEQVQDIRVLNLGTVGNLPAVPSWTPDLRNSWTARSNLTPSPGKCFNVSGDGKVLTMPTIILGQCVSVSKAVRHDSDTGLVSPSSLLQFDEAIVKVTAAIRRVTRMEVMTEWFKFHLSDIYTEERLTENPIIVQRVMMVYVCMVHNQPLSSLGTRFGTEEQLQGAYGMVTDPIFQQSLVGYSNFVLQDGTAGQLLHSDAVAEVGDAICVFPGLSTLFLIRRNEDGKCRIVGQVSKWESIGASLPADQLERYRCSFEDMHQGRKPDHEVRVIQIV, from the coding sequence ATGAACGTACACACTTTTACTCTCTTTCCATACCAGCCACTCAAATCTGATGAGTTACGATTGCTACTCGTTAAACCTGGCGACACCGACTCAATAAGCGTTGAACTCAGAACTGTTAAATCCCGCACGTCGCAAAGATTCTGGGCCTTGTCTTACGTCTGGGGCGCGAGAGAAAACCCCGCCACTATCGTTCTCAACGACCAGCCATTCAGCATCACGAGGAATCTATACAATGCTCTGTATCAGTATCGCCGTCATGTGTTTAATGACTACGGCAGTGATAAGGTAATGATCTGGGTAGATGCCATTTGCATCAATCAGAACGACCAGGTTGAGAAGTCGATTCAAGTTCCCCGCATGTCAGAGATTTACGGTCAATGTGAGCGTGTGTTGGCGTGGTTGGGCCCGGTGGATAATGATGAGGAAATTCATGTTTGCAGATTGGCCGAGGGGCTGAAGCACTTTCAATCACCTGCAAATTCTATCAGTGAAGACCTcactgaagatggccaaatCAAAGCGTTCATGAGCTCTGGACGTTCCGACGAAGCGGCTGCAGTCGAGGTTGAGTCTGTCCGCAAAGCGTTGAGATCTATTGGTCATCGGCCATGGTTCCGACGCATCTGGATTCTTCAAGAAGCCgtcttgacaaagaagcaaCCGATTTTGCTTTGTGGATCTTATGAGTTGGGCTacgagatcttcttcaaaacctgggtcttgatgttgaatcCATCTGAGGACGGACAGCTTCTCTACTCATTCATGGCAGAGAATCCAGTCAGGTTCAAAGCTATCGAGCTGGTGTACAAGAATATCATACAGACCAGAAGTGAGAAggctgcagaagaagaagcaaaaccGATCGTGGACCAGGAGAAGCAGTATGCCATTGACAtggtgaagctgttgaatGAGACCACAGAGTTGGAAGCTACGGTGGCTCATGATCGCTTATATGCCCTCATTGGTCTGCTGGCTTGCGACCCTCTACCTCCAGCCCTTCAGCCAGACTACAACCAAACTTTCGAAGAACTCTGCTACAAATTCACAATGTTCATTCTCGAACAAGTCCAAGACATTCGGGTATTGAACTTAGGGACTGTTGGCAATCTTCCAGCTGTCCCATCGTGGACGCCAGATCTCCGAAATAGCTGGACGGCAAGGTCTAATTTGACCCCCAGTCCGGGGAAGTGCTTCAACGTTTCTGGAGATGGAAAAGTTTTAACCATGCCGACGATTATACTTGGCCAGTGTGTGTCTGTTTCCAAGGCCGTCAGGCATGATTCAGATACTGGCCTTGTCTCACCAAGTTCACTCCTGCAGTTTGACGAAGCTATAGTTAAAGTGACGGCGGCTATAAGAAGAGTTACACGCATGGAAGTCATGACTGAGTGGTTCAAGTTTCATCTTTCAGACATATACACCGAAGAACGTTTAACTGAAAATCCCATCATCGTGCAgagagtcatgatggtttATGTATGCATGGTACACAATCAACCACTCTCCTCACTTGGCACAAGGTTCGGGACAGAGGAGCAGTTGCAAGGCGCCTATGGAATGGTTACAGACCCCATCTTTCAGCAGAGTCTGGTTGGATATAGTAACTTTGTGCTACAAGACGGAACAGCGGGGCAGTTACTTCATAGCGACGCGGTGgcagaagttggagatgcGATCTGTGTTTTTCCTGGTCTTTCAACTCTCTTTCTCATACGGAGGAATGAAGATGGGAAATGTCGGATTGTTGGGCAGGTTTCGAAATGGGAAAGCATCGGGGCTAGTCTACCTGCGGATCAGCTGGAGAGATATCGTTGCTCATTTGAAGATATGCACCAAGGCAGAAAGCCAGATCACGAGGTTCGAGTCATACAAATTGTATAA